A single Phoenix dactylifera cultivar Barhee BC4 chromosome 1, palm_55x_up_171113_PBpolish2nd_filt_p, whole genome shotgun sequence DNA region contains:
- the LOC103722418 gene encoding transcription factor IBH1-like 1 isoform X2, whose product MQASNTFKKAFLKRMLLGLQLAGFSSKSMTVQERKSAIKLSADVAMACARGSANWSRAIIADLSKQEKNKVLLRSILRKDYERLTRPCHHTWKIPRSKKILKRSFRVCSRRRKGLRAPQGLATSVLARVLVKKRTRVLKRLVPGGESLDGSYLLDETLDYAISLRVQVDLMQRLSKAFEASKVGQERIHMLTNEDF is encoded by the exons ATGCAAGCCTCAAACACATTCAAGAAGGCCTTCCTCAAGCGCATGCTCCTGGGGCTCCAGCTAGCTGGTTTCTCATCCAAGAGCATGACCGTCCAAGAGAGAAAGAGCGCCATCAAGCTCTCGGCCGATGTCGCCATGGCCTGCGCTAGAGGCAGCGCAAATTGGAGTCGTGCCATCATCGCAGACCTTTCGAAACAGGAGAAGAACAAGGTCCTTCTGAGGAGCATCCTCCGAAAAGATTACGAGAGGCTGACCAGGCCATGTCACCACACATGGAAGATCCCGAGAAGTAAGAAGATCTTGAAGAGGAGCTTTAGAGTGTGttcgaggaggaggaagggtctACGTGCACCACAAGGCCTTGCAACAAGTGTTCTTGCTAGGGTTTTGGTGAAGAAGAGGACTCGGGTGCTCAAAAGGCTCGTACCAGGCGGCGAGTCCTTGGATGGCTCTTATTTGCTGGATGAGACCTTAGACTATGCCATCTCTCTTCGAGTTCAGGTTGATCTCATGCAGCGCCTTTCAAAAGCCTTTGAAGCCTCAAAAGTCGG GCAAGAGAGGATTCATATGCTGACAAATGAGGATTTCTGA
- the LOC103722418 gene encoding transcription factor IBH1-like 1 isoform X1: protein MQASNTFKKAFLKRMLLGLQLAGFSSKSMTVQERKSAIKLSADVAMACARGSANWSRAIIADLSKQEKNKVLLRSILRKDYERLTRPCHHTWKIPRSKKILKRSFRVCSRRRKGLRAPQGLATSVLARVLVKKRTRVLKRLVPGGESLDGSYLLDETLDYAISLRVQVDLMQRLSKAFEASKVGSHNVCTFQAREDSYADK, encoded by the exons ATGCAAGCCTCAAACACATTCAAGAAGGCCTTCCTCAAGCGCATGCTCCTGGGGCTCCAGCTAGCTGGTTTCTCATCCAAGAGCATGACCGTCCAAGAGAGAAAGAGCGCCATCAAGCTCTCGGCCGATGTCGCCATGGCCTGCGCTAGAGGCAGCGCAAATTGGAGTCGTGCCATCATCGCAGACCTTTCGAAACAGGAGAAGAACAAGGTCCTTCTGAGGAGCATCCTCCGAAAAGATTACGAGAGGCTGACCAGGCCATGTCACCACACATGGAAGATCCCGAGAAGTAAGAAGATCTTGAAGAGGAGCTTTAGAGTGTGttcgaggaggaggaagggtctACGTGCACCACAAGGCCTTGCAACAAGTGTTCTTGCTAGGGTTTTGGTGAAGAAGAGGACTCGGGTGCTCAAAAGGCTCGTACCAGGCGGCGAGTCCTTGGATGGCTCTTATTTGCTGGATGAGACCTTAGACTATGCCATCTCTCTTCGAGTTCAGGTTGATCTCATGCAGCGCCTTTCAAAAGCCTTTGAAGCCTCAAAAGTCGG ATCTCATAACGTATGCACGTTTCAGGCAAGAGAGGATTCATATGCTGACAAATGA